The sequence tattattttcacataaaaaaaCGTGTATACATAGTAATTCCCTTACAGTTGATATTCATCATATCTTTCTCATCTGCATTTGTTTTGTTATTTGTTCATAGAAAAAGTGTAAACAGAACACTTTAAATCAGAGCAAGCAACTTTACACACATACTGGGGGCTCCAAAACCTTTGCAAGAAAAAAAGACGAAGTGGTAATAAGTTATCATTTGCATTAAGATTTTGATTAAGCTTCTTGAAAAATGTTGTTGTTTACTAAATTGTGTCAATATCAACGATATAGGAGAGAGAGCAAGGAAGGCCCATTGGTAGAGGAGAGTTGTTTATTATGACTCATAAGAAAAGAGATGGCTCGTATATCCACCCCGATGCACGTGTTGTTAGTGTAAGTCATGTTTGAAAATTTGAAGCAATATATAGCTTACTGTATATATCGTGCTACTGTTAACTTCTTCCTTTCCAATGTTGTATATTTGTAGGAAGCAATTGCGAATGTTGAGAGGCAGGATGGATCCTCTAAGCACCTTTCACAGAATGACTCGCTAGCACAAGTTCTCGGAAAGGAGCACCCAGGACGAGTTCGTGCCCTAGGTGCTGGACCATGTCCCACCCAAGTCTTTGGTAACGCTGCTGGACAACCGTCAGGTTCTGCAAAGTCCAATGCAGAGGATAAGAGGATGATTGTAGAATTGACGGCTAAGTTAGAAGAAGAGCGGGTAAAGAGACAGTCAATACATAAGGTCTTGGGATATGTAGTCCAACAGTTAGAGGCAATTTACCAGTTGAGATTGCTGAAGAGCTGGCTTTTGTGGGCGGTACACCGGACTCGTCATGCGCAGGGCCATCTTCATATGGAAATCACGACCCGcaacaaaaattttgaatttcaattaaTGGTTTTGGATACCTTTTGCATTTAAGTTGGTTTAGTACGTTAGGCTTATTTTATCCCACTTGAGCATTCTTACTTTATTTTGGATGATATTATCACAATTTCGttatatatgttatgtttgcatAACTTTAATTTGGTTTGTTATGTTAATTGAGCTGTTTTACTTGGTTTAAATTTGTTTAAATtagttaaaaagtaaaaaaaaataaagtttaataaaCATTCTTTGTCAAAATAggcaaaataatagaaaatctaaaattttaatgGAAAATTTGAATTTGGCGGCGGTTTTGAAACCGCCGCAAAACTATAAATTGTTTTTCCTATCCGATATTTAGCAGCGGTTTGTAACCGCCGCAAATTGGGTAATAGCAATTTTCCTTCACATACTGCGGCGGTTATTAACCGCCGCCAAACCTAAATGGCATTTTGCGGCGGTTATTCCAGCGGTTGACTAAAACCGCCGCAATCCGTTTTGCCGCGCCCTATCTTCCGGCGTTCCCAGGAACCGCCGCGAATTAagggataagtacgattttggtccctcacgttgagggtcagaatcgaaatcgtccctagtgtatattttgatttaaaatcatccttaacgtatttttttgtattaaaatcgtcctttttaataaaatttttaattttattcctaaactacctCTAATCCTTAGCGAGCCACCGCTCCCCCtctcccctttcttcttcctcttctcttatCTCTTCTTTGTCCCCTTGCCCCACTCTCCTCTCCTCTGCCACCGAACAGCCGCCGCACCTCTCAGTGACGGCGTTGCCACCCAACCTTCGCCACTGCGCCCTTACCGGCGTCCCAACCCGTCACCACCCCCTGTCCGAACCCTAACCCAGCCAACCACCTCCGCGACCCTCTACCCTCTTCACCCCCTCGCGTCTCCTTTCAGCGTCGAACCACCATCGCAAACCAACCTCCCCATGGCCGAACCACTGACCCGTAGCCTCCACCATCGACGAGCCATGGCGACCCAACCCAGCACCGCCGCGGCGTTCAGGCCCCTCCCCTTCGTGCGAAGCCCTTTCCCCTTCCCCTTGCTCCATCGCTCCTCCCATTGTCTTCGAAGGTTAGAACAGGGCAAAACCCCTGTTTCCATTTCACTGCGTCCTGACCGTTGCCACGTCGCCAACGCCACCACCAGGCTAGCTGAGTTGCTCCGCCCGTTCCTCACCACCACGTTTCCTTTTCCTTCACTGCTCCAATTTTCTGCTTCCCAGGTGATTAGAAAATCTGAGCTGGATAGTAGATTTAGgttttttgttttgattaatGCTGCTGTTTGAAAATGttgctgtttcattgatttgtccaGTGCTAAATTGGCTTGTCTGATTCTGCTGCACCCCTGTCTCTTGCTGCTGTGCTTTTGTTCATGGCGGTTTGGAGTGAACCAGCTGTTAAATATTGTTAATGGTTGCTTGTGCAGGGATGATTTTAGGAAACATATGTTAACCTGTTTGACAGGCGCAATGAGATGTTTGAGATTCGTGAAATGCAAGACGATTCTATATACACTGTTAATCTTGCGCAACGATATTGCATTTGTGGTCATTTCCAAGTCGAGCGACTTCTATGTTGCCACGTTCTTGCATGTTGCGCCAACCAGCATCTTGATTGGCAAGTATATGTACATGACGTGTATAAGATGTCTGAAATTTGCAAACTCTATAGAGACGAGTTTGTACCGATGGGTGACCCATCTACGTGGCCTAGATACGAGTGAGCGAAAGTGATCACTAATTGGACATTAAGGCGCGCAACTAAAGGACGACCGAAGTCAACTCGCTATTTGAATGAGATAAATTCGTGGGATATGCGCGCTCCTCAGCAGTGTACTCTATGTGGACGAGAGGGATATAGCCGTAGTCGATTTCTTCAGTGTGCAAGTCTAAACTCTGCTAGAGTCCAATAGAGTTTAGGATAGCTAGTTTATTTTTCATCCTTTGATGTAACTTTTATCCgtacttattcatgttaattttttttacgtATTTATGCATGTTAACTTTTTTATGAATTTAAGCATGGGCACTTTTATTTGTATGttaatttttatctatttttgtCCCTCCAGTTATGGTATTGTGTTTTGGTCAACCGCCTACAATGATTTTGTCTAATCTAAAATTTTCTTCTAATGATACATTTTAGGCTTCTATTGCTGCACCAAAGCACTCAACAGTGCAGAGTATCCCTTCAATTTACCTATTCGCAAAACGTGATGAAATTCAGTTGATGTTAGAGTATATCATTATAATTTTTTGGTGGATCAAAttttttagataataaattttTGATAGCATGCAGAAACAAAATTAATAacactttaataataataataataataataataataataataataataataataatatggatgaATGAGTATGAATCATAAAGTGAGATAGAGTgcaaagagaaaaaatattttacgaAAAACGTGTCTTCTTTTCATAAATTGGTACTATGCCTCTCAACCGTTGATCTTGAATAATCCAACGGTAATTTAAAATAACATTCCATAATTCAGAATTATACACCAAAATCATAATTCATCTGTATTACACCATTTTACGtatcatattaaaaaaaatccttCTTAATTCGTAATATATACCAAAATTTAGATTTCAATATTTTTATCTAAGCTATTTTGAGTAAGATATCATATTTTGATGACAATTTTTTATccaaaatagttatttttatccGTAAgggaatataaatcttttaaaattatgtcGATCTTGGTATTATAGATTatgacacaaaaaatttataGCATTAAACTACTTTTATAAAATGATCGTAAGGGACAAAAGTCCCGGTCGGCTAAGAAGACCAGAgtcttaaacaaaattaaataataagttttttagttattattttcaaatgaaagagtttaattttttacttaattttaacaTTTGTTATCTACAATTTGAAAGAATTTAAcgtgtatatttttatatttgattagATATTAAGTTTGTTGcataaatagaaataattaatttttatgcttactatttaaaaataatttttttctatatatataaaaatataattagatattaacataaaaaaatttatattgatagttataaaattaactcatttttttaaaaataattgaatcttaattttaacaaaaattaaaaaattaaaaaacttacATATTTAAAATTATCTAGATATTTAATAATATGCTCTGCAATTAATGTAACATTACGAATCAttttaactaaattaaaaaaaaatactgaaTGTAATTAAAGTTGATAAACATAATTCTTCAACTTCTCACTCACCAAGTTTCACTCTCTCTTTTGTTTAACTTCAAAACACAACTTCGACATAATATAAAGGTCAAGTCAAAGAGAAAAGGATTCGACCTAAGAACACGTGTCGTACATATATTTACTTATAGAATGGTGCACTTGCAAAACCCAGGTTACATCTTATTTTTCGCAACTGTCAAAAGGTTGCAACCAAGGTAGAGAAAATCGAGATTTTACGTAAAattggaaaagtaaatcaaaaacGTAAAACGTAAAATCTTAATAAGATTTAAATCGTAAAATCGTCAGACTTAGTACAAATTTTGTAAAATCGATAAACTCATTTAAAATCGTAATATCGaaagattttaagagttaaatcgagATTCTAGCTACTATGGTTGCAACTTACTTTTTCCTGATCAAATGGGCTATGTTTCGACCATGCAACCACCCACATGCCAAATGCAGCTTACGTTTTACCgttggtttttttttctttttttttcctttttttaaaaaaaacatgCCAAGTGTAGGTTACATTTTGCAATTTTTTTCTCTCACAGTCAAACACAGATTGCATTTTGCAGGTTTATTTATTTGCAGATTCACATTTCTACATAACACatcataatataatattattgaaTAACACCATTTTtttcattcttaaattaatttctgatattattaaagattttttatttaaattaaataaatataaaaattatgaaaatacataaaatataGAGTAATTATCTAAATATACAATGTACCACATCTTGAATAGGAGAGAATTAAAAAATAAGCATATCTACCCGATATCAGTGTTATTAAAACCGGTCCAGTTCGATGTTTAGACCGCATGAAGTGAAAAACTGATCAAATTCGGTAAATACCAGCTTGACCGATCGGTTAGgatttaaattttttcaaaatgttaAGATGGGATTTAAACTCCTCCCCTTTAGAAAAGTAAAGCCATCCATAGCCACCAGGCTGTGATATAGCCAAATGATTTTTATTAAGGTGTATGcatattataatatatataaaaaagttttatcaaataatttacttttatctaatttattttaaatttagttataaattcaattattctaaaattaattatatttttatttaacNNNNNNNNNNNNNNNNNNNNNNNNNNNNNNNNNNNNNNNNNNNNNNNNNNNNNNNNNNNNNNNNNNNNNNNNNNNNNNNNNNNNNNNNNNNNNNNNNNNNNNNNNNNNNNNNNNNNNNNNNNNNNNNNNNNNNNNNNNNNNNNNNNNNNNNNNNNNNNNNNNNNNNNNNNNNNNNNNNNNNNNNNNNNNNNNNNNNNNNNNNNNNNNNNNNNNNNNNNNNNNNNNNNNNNNNNNNNNNNNNNNNNNNNNNNNNNNNNNNNNNNNNNNNNNNNNNNNNNNNNNNNNNNNNNNNNNNNNNNNNNNNNNNNNNNNNNNNNNNNNNNNNNNNNNNNNNNNNNNNNNNNNNNNNNNNNNNNNNNNNNNNNNNNNNNNNNNNNNNNNNNNNNNNNNNNNNNNNNNNNNNNNNNNNNNNNNNNNNNNNNNNNNNNNNNNNNNNNNNNNNNNNNNNNNNNNNNNNNNNNNNNNNNNNNNNNNNNNNNNNNNNNNNNNNNNNNNNNNNNNNNNNNNNNNNNNNNNNNNNNNNNNNNNNNNNNNNNNNNNNNCTTATTGTTTCTGgtctatattattttaaaatagcttgatattcttaaaatattaataaaaatatgtattttaaattttttactatttttattttttatttacatattaCCGAGTCAACCGGTTCAACCCGTGACccatcggttgaaccaataatcCAGTAATCCAATAATCTGATCGATTCGATTACTGATTCGGTTCTAACAATTATGCCCGAGATAcgctcaaaagcataaaactggTCACAACACCCGAGACATGGTCATCAAAAGCATATATAAGGCCACAACAGCTAGATTCTCGTTCATTTGAATAgcttttaaaaattttgtaattttataaCACTTTAAGTTCGAGTTCCTAAAGTACATATGGCCTCCCAATAATATGTTCGCGACGGAGACTCAACCAATTGAATGCAACTTAGCACATAGCTGGAGTTTTGGATTTTgaggttagttttttttttccctcttttaTTTTCAGTAAAAAATTTGCTTAGGTGTTTAggttttattaatttagttaatgtgttagatattttgattttgttaattaaaaGTTCTATTAATGTAGGTAGGTATGATATGttctaatatttttataataagt is a genomic window of Arachis ipaensis cultivar K30076 chromosome B06, Araip1.1, whole genome shotgun sequence containing:
- the LOC110263838 gene encoding uncharacterized protein LOC110263838, producing the protein MKRAHLTVVKNDWKKFIDYRLNEETQKKCKQNTLNQSKQLYTHTGGSKTFARKKDEVEREQGRPIGRGELFIMTHKKRDGSYIHPDARVVSEAIANVERQDGSSKHLSQNDSLAQVLGKEHPGRVRALGAGPCPTQVFGNAAGQPSGSAKSNAEDKRMIVELTAKLEEERRFVTAANWVIAIFLHILRRLLTAAKPKWHFAAVIPAVD